The DNA window TGACCGGAGCTGACTTCCGGACCGGACCGGACCGACTGATCCTGACCTCATATTATGCAGATGCAGCAGGTCAGTAGTAATAatgttgtttttatatatttaattagttgtaATCGAatctttttttgaaatttataatcttttttgaaatattatattatattcacaTGCAAAATCATATATATCAGCAGATTCAAGTGCTCGAAACAAGTTACGGCGGCGCCGGCGACGGCTCCGATCATTTCGATGACGACGGTCGCCCTAAAAGAACCggtaacaaaaaaaatgaaaatacttAAATCacggaaatttgtttataaccctaaataagatatatatatttatggaaAATTTGTACtgggatttttgaaaaatataataattatttatttatcaaatcttaATCTTAGTTAAACCTACATTTTTatctttgtaatttttttaggaACTCTATGGACGGCAAGTGCTCATATAATAACGGCGGTGATCGGCTCCGGCGTACTTTCATTGGCATGGGCGGTTGCTCAGTTGGGATGGATTGCCGGTCCGATTGTTATGTTGATGTTCTCTTTGGTCATTTATTATACATCATGTCTTCTCGCCGATTGTTACCGGTCCGGCGACCCTTTAACCGGCAAGAGAAATTACACTTATATGGATGTAGTCAGATCTAATCTCGGTAAGGATGATGATATATAGATTGATTGATCAACAACCctttatcaatctttaattaattttctgattcaattttgaatttaatttttgtaggTGGGTCGAAGGTACAGATATGTGGAATCATACAGTATGTGAATCTTTTTGCAATTGCAATTGGATTCACCATTCTCACATCAAAAAGCATGTTGTAAGTTCataattcatttcatttcatttcatttgaaTTCTGAAAGGTTTTGTGTAATCTCTGGATGATATATATTGTTTGTGTATATAGGTCTCTTCATCGATCTGAGTGTTTGAGTAAGGGAGGTAGCACTAGAAGTTGTGAGAGCTCTACCATTCCATACATGGTCTTGTTTGGTGTGATTGAGATTTTTCTATCACAAATACCTGGTTTTGACCAGATTTGGTGGTTATCAATAGTGGCAGCTGTTATGTCTCTAACTTACTCATCAATTGGAGTTGGTCTTGCAATTTCTAAAGTTgcaggtaattaattaattacccaATTCGATTTACTTACTTGTTGTGATCGTGTATTTCAATATGGGATGGGATGACATTGGATCtaggtttatttatttgtttgtttgtttgtttgtttgttcatGTTGATGAATTAATAAAGCCAATGGAACATGGAAAGGTAGCTTAACTGGACCAACTCTTTCGAGTATGAGTGAAATAGACAGGGTATGGAGGGTCTTTCAAGCTCTAGGAGACGTTGCATTTTCCTTCTGCTATGCTCTCATTCTCATCGAAATTCAGGTAGAAATTAACTAACTTATAACtctttttaaagattttgatcATTTCATTTGAATAACATGATTATGATATTTTGAAACAGGACACAATTAGATCACCACCATCAGAAGCAGTGAAGAAGGCAAACCTGGACACAGATGAATCGCCACCATCAGAAGCAGTGACAATGAAGAAGGCAAACCTGATAAGCACTGTAGTGACAACAGGTTTCTACATGTTATGCGGATGCATGGGCTATGCTGCTTTTGGAGACCAAACTCCAGGAAACCTCTTAACAGATTCGGGTTTTGGGAAACCAATCTGGCTAGTAGACATAGCCAacattggaattataattcataTAGTGGGAGGTTATCAGGTTTTCGTCCAACCCCTGTTTGCATTCGTGGAGAAATGGATATTAACAAAATGGCCCCGAAATAAGCTTGCTTCCATGGAAATACCCATCCGAATTCCGGGTTTAAAAGCCTTCAAACTGAACATGCTCCGGGTAGTCTGTCGCAGTTCTTTGGTTGTAATGTCTACTTTCATTGCTATGTTGGTTCCTTTCTTCAACGAGATATTGGGTATAACAGGGGCCTTTGTGTTCTGGCCTTTGTCGGTATACTTCCCAACAGAGGTTTATATTGCGCAAAAGAAGATTCCGAGATGGGGATTGAAATGGATTGGTTTGCAGATAATGAGCCTTGCTTGTTTGATGATATCGATTGCTGCTGGTGCTGGTTCTGTTGCTGGTGTTGTTAAGAATCTTAAGACTTATAAGCCATTCAATCTTAAAGCTTagttaatcatttaattaaagcTCTCATGTCTCTTATGTTACTTAATTAGCATCAAGAAAACACACAAAGAGGTGGAAAAAAATGGTTTAATTACCTTCCACTGGCTTTAGTAGTGATGGAGAATAACAAAAACATTTGCATCAATTTTATATTGTTCTTcaacttatttttctttcttattattATGTACAAAATCTTATTTGGGGTGCCATGTTTGGTAGAAATTACTTCACATTCATAttgtattaactttttttatctcAACAATTAGTTTTACTTGGAAGACAAAAAGTTTCaagtttgatttcaaataaaacgATTTGATTACACCAAAAACAATGTCTTGCTTGGATTCTcgatttcatataaaaatatttaacttaaatctgaaaatcataattatgtaaaattgtgttaatttttaaaataaaaaaaagaagatactCATTATTAATCTATTGTAAAGattgaaaaaaagaagataaagagACTAGGGAGCATCATGTTCCATTTCATTGGAGTAGTGAAAGTTTTCTTAATGCTTGTTGcttatttattacaaataaattatctgTATTTGCATTATTTGCTTAAGTAGATAGcattaacatattaatttttttttataaataagttagatGTAAAAACACAACTCATCAAAAAGGgctgtaattttgtttttcttgggAATGAGGTTAGATGAAATCATGAAAAATAGgtctattttcatatttataaaacatgATTTTCAGTGCTTTCTTTAATTTCCCTTCACCAATCAATCCACAAAAGTTTGCAGAGTTGATTTTCTAGGGAAAGGATgggttcattttatttttatttatttattctgaaaagtttaattttgtattattaatggTTAGATAACCTCTGAAATCCTTAAAGATCTAAACATACTTTACAAAATTAACTTCTCATCACACACActtaaacttataatattaattaccatatactttcttattttttttagatacaaTATACtgtgttaataatttttacaaaatatcaaatttcaaTAAAGTTTAATACGTTATCGGTTAGAATATAAGGTAagatatttgtaagatattatcacacgataaattttgataatatcaatattatattataatggtaagatattacaaataatgataaattgtgataatattaatattatattctattattatattaatttccttataaaaatcaatttaatgtctattatataatagacataacttatgtaatttaatatatatgattcaatataatcttttttttcttatatttttatattttttcctaTATTCTTAGATTATCCTTGCTAATTATAcctgttaaaatataatataatatatgtaagatattatcacaatattatataaattgtgataatatcaatattatattataacggTAAGATATTATgacaatatgataaattatgataatattaatattatattttattattatattgattttcttataaaaattaatttaatgtctatataatagacataatttatgtaatttaatatatatgattcaatataatcttttttttcttatattcttatatttttttttttttatattcttagaTTATCCTTTCTAATTATacatgttagaatataatataatatatgtaagatattatcacaatattatataaattgtgataatatcattattaaattatattatatcaatattatattatattatattagtttctttataagctcaatataatgtctatataatagacataacttatTTAACTCAATATAACATCCaatacaatttctctctttattctaacatggtatcagagcttgtTGTCGTTCTTAAGTCAATTAAGTGATAGTCTTCCGCTGTCTCCATCAATAGTTACTTTAGCCATTGATGGAGAGCtctaataatgttttattaattattattactatcttaataatattttctttttcaaataattatgttgatatTCTTACTTTCTTCGTCAATCATATTCTATGAGTTTGTTTTCAGTTGTTACCTTAATCCAGTAGTTTAAGGTCATATTTTTATTGGTGTTAATCAAATCATATGTGCTCTTTTACtagttatttagtcaacacactaCCATTTTCTCGTTAAAATGAGTTTTACCGGTGTTGTTTCACCCCAGCATTCTATTCCCATGGGATTCTACCTTTTTCGCTGGTTTTCTTTAATATAACACACTGCCATCCGGTCAttggatggatttcgagacTCGCGAATAACTTTGGAGATCATTCGGTTGTTGTTTTACCCCAACATTCTATTCCCATGGGATTCTACCTCTTCGCTGGTTTATCCGTCAACACATTGCCATCCTTTAACTGGATGGAGCTCACAAGTTTTTGAAGTTTGAAGAATACAACATCAATATTTCATCATCTCGTTTTCAACCTCAAGTTGATCAAACgtttttcatcttgagtttgaggGAGGGAggttagaatataatataatatatatatatgtaagatattatcacaatattatataaattgtgataatatcattattatattatattatattatattatattagttaccatataaacttaatataatatctatataatagacCTAACTTATGTAACTCAATATAACATTCaatataatttctctctttattctAAAAATACAACATTTTGCTAAAAACTTAttgaatcaattaattaattaattaattagtggtttaaatttcaaatttacttataaatatatgcTAGCAATATTAATTTTTCCTTTTTCCTTGTACTTTTGAACTAATTATTAAACAACtcgaaaataaattaatatacatcaaattctattgcaaaataaaatatgcatcaaactcttttatatatatatatatatatatatatatatatatatatatatatatatatatatatatatatatatatatatatatatatatatatatatatatatatatatatatatatatatatatatatatatatataatattcaatacATGTAACTAATATTCAAACGAGCTTCCAAATAACACATCAATCACTTAAAATTTGAGgttattaaaatacattatataataaaatgaaaatagtgAACTTAATACAGTCAATGTTTAACTTTGAGTTATAGTAGAGAAGAGGACCGATCATTTGTGGAATGTGCTCTCACAAGAgggttaaaataattaacaagaGAATCATGTCTATGTTTATATCTAAAAATTTTCAGAAGAATTGCTTCGAgctctctaaaaaaaaataaaaaaattataattgtagACCAAAATGGTAAATTTTAAGTTAGTATTTCTTACCTTGTTATAATAAATCACAAGAATGtcttaaatagtatttttaatatatatgaatagataatcaaacaataaataaactgttttcaaattaatacaattgtaattaatttctctataataatgcttaatttgtgTCTGGATTGTCGTGTCGAAAGATATGGTTAATTTGGGTCGGGTCGGGTCGGGGGTTGATCTTCCATAAATTTGAAacgtttaaattaaaaaaattaaattaaataggtTATTTATAAGTTCCGTACTTGCAattaacataacaaaaacaaatacactCCTTTAACAAATTagactaataataatttatattttaaatttaacttaaaatttgataaacgaaCCACGTTAATTTGATGAACAAACAACATTACTAAccatactaataataatttatattttaaattcaatataaagtTTGATAAATGAACATTATcgcgtttatataattttaaaattttgtattaatttcttataaattttgtaagacatatttattaatttgtgatatatttaaataaaaagaaattaatttatttgattatttacttccctttattagtttatatacaaaattataaattaaattcaacaatcgcaagtggtgtagtggttaaagtgttcacatttcaaaCTCAAGACAAATGTTTGAGTCTCAAGTACATATTTTAGAGGGGGTATAAAGATTAAAAACGATGGTATATGTGGGTGTGATAATGTATTAAGGGAATGGTCTGAATTTAGAGAggtattataaagattaaaatgatatatgtgGGGTGTGATGATGAATTAAGGGAATGATCGAATTTTAGAGGAGTATTATAAAGATTCAAATGGTATATGTGGGTGTGATAATGTACTAAAGGAATGGTCTGAATTTAGAGAggtattataaagattaaaatgatatatgtgGGGGTGTGATGATGAATTAAGGGAGGTCGAATTTTAAAGGggtattataaagattaaaatggTATATGTGGGTGCGATGTTAAATTAAGGGaatgataaaattttagaagggtattataaagattaaaatcaGAATGATGGTTCGAATTGAAACAAAATGCCCAAACTAGGGTATAGTATGATTGACAATGACGAAGAATCGGATAGAGCAAAATGTTCAATGTGAGGGTAGAAGGTGATCGATAATTTGACAAGTCACGAATcgatttatttgattatttgtctcctttatgagtttatatatacaaaattataaattaaattctggttaaagtgttcaaattttgaatttaataccATGATTCGAGTCCTAACTGATATAAATTTTAGAGACTGTATTATAAAGATCAAATGGATGATGGTATATGTGAGTGCGATGATAGATTAAGGAAATTATCGGATTTTAGAGGggtattataaagattaaaatgaaaataatggtTCGAATTGGATCAAAATGTCCAAATGGGGAAGTAATGTGATCGATAGTGATGAGTTTGTTAGTGCATAATGTTCAAAGTAAGGGTAAGTGTTGTCGATAATGACAAGTCGAATGAAGTAAAATGCACAATGTGAGGGTAGAAGCTGATCGATAATATGACGAGTCACGGATAAAGTAAAATATTCAAAGTAAGGATATGAGACGATCGATATGACTTGTCggtgatgcttaattttcaatgTAAGAATAGTTGATGGTCAATAATGTCATGTCGGTTGGACATAATTCCCTTTTAGGATAAGGTCGATAATGTCGAGTGACTTGAGGCAACATAACTTATTAATGTAGCCAAAAAGTAATActaaatgtattaattatattatattaaggaattttaaaataagttaattgtaatatttttttgttaagttattgtattataattcttaaaatatttttaattaattagtatagagtaatatttgataaaaataataatttaaatatataaaatataaataattaaatttagaaggtatttaataaaattaatatattttttttatatgtttttacatgtttattatttatatatatatttttattcattatatttttttatttgttattcaataacaatgattaaatatatatacatacataaatttaaaatttgaattcaccCATCACAAGGGGTCCGGTCTAATCGTTAAAtgattaacattttaaatttgagactAAGATTCGAGTCTCAAATGGTGATTCCTAATGTATTCTTGAAAAAaactctctatatatatatgacaggGTAAATTAGTTTTTCATAAGTATAATTTTTCctaaattaagtaaattttattatattttaatataacattttatgtttattttacttttaacaaatatgttttataatttgaaaatatgaattaaaaaatttgattaaaaaaatgataaacaccttcaaaattagataaaatacaTGTTTACAAGtcatatatattcttaactTGTCAATagaataaatagaataaaataagtTCATGtgactatcattttttttctatcatttttGCATGTTAATTaggtaattaatattataaatgtatctaaaatgagataaaatatttatttatgaattataaactttgacatatttatattatctaataaaataatataattttaatttatttgtatttttttgttatattataattattcaattatgtgatttgttactttatttatttatttaattatataatatttattaatttaattgaatatatattaaataattttttaaacatgtaatctttttatcaataaattaaataaaaaaatatatatttttaaattataatatagacCGATGTTTCGCATCaaaattataatcattttattaatttttgcaACGCAAGGTGTAAGTACAGgctagttatataaatattaactatttatatatttttgttgaactAACCATACCAATTTTAGCAATATTACATCTAATTATTAACACTCAAAACCATTTGACTCCGTTACAAATCTACTATACCATTTCGATAAAAGagatttattaaagaaaacaaaGTCTCGAATATTCAAACATCGtttatctttaaaacatttaaccttatctcaattaattagatgacaaaacgatgaattaaaagattttctcaaaaaagtttacacattattctatttattttaactcACACTCTTAgggaaaatgaataaaaaattatgtatatgaaCATAAATGACAACGTACTTATAATGAGTATTAGTGGACCCCTCGAGATTATTTTGTTTTCCATGTAGATaacttatatttcattttagtgataatcggaCTCCAAAAGACATTGTATCATAGTTTAGCGCCCAATGACATACCAAGATAGGCTGACGAAAAAATACCAATTCCGAATTCCAAAATATTGACACATTGTCCTTCTCCTATTCGgaataaaatctaataaaaaaatgtctaatttattaagattaactcgaaGATCTAAAAATGCATcgaataaacataaaatatccCGAAGATGCTTAAAATTTTTATAGGTGACCTGAACTAAACAAAGCGTGTCATCAGCAAAAAAGCAAATGCAATATGGCAAAAAGATACATTCTTGTCCCATAACTCACTCCACGGATGAGTTCTGAGTTTTTTACGACTGCCATCATTTTTTAGAGAGCTTCCATAACAATGAAGAGTAAGAAAAGAGAGAGTGGAACACCATTTTGATCCCTCGGGAGCTGTCAAAAAATCCCCGAGAACTCTAATTTATAATGACAAAAAACTTAATCGTCGACAAGCATAATCTAATATAGCCAATATATTTCACACTTATTCCCATTATGTCCTTGATATCAAACTAAAACTCTCAATTGACATGATCATAAGTTTTTTCGATATCAAACTTGACAAAAACACATCTGTCACCTCTTAAAATAGTTGAGTCAATGCACTTGTTGACTATTAATATCACATCATAAATTTGACGACCTTTGATGAACATcatttgattattatatattatcgtCTCTAACCCTCTATGCATGTTGGCcaaatattttgagataattttataaaaagaaaaaaaaagactaaTAGACCTAAAGTACTTCACGTCAATAATCCATAAAGATTTATGAAATAGACATATCAAAGTAGAGTATCAACTCTTGTCAAATTATGAGAAACAATAAAAATGATACACTGCTTTCATAATTCCAGTATTATGAAAATGTCATGtcttcttaaaaaaatcaaattaaattcatcGCATTCCGACGCTTTATCACTTCCGCACTCCTTAATGACCTCTCGATTAacaatcaatttaaataaaaattaataattaactcTATTTTTTTAGCTCCACAATTAGTCTCACTTTGTAGATAAAAAAGGTTTCAAGTTCGATTTCTTCTAAGACTACTTGATTAAAAAATGGTAGGATTATGGGGTGTCTTGTTAGTCACTCTTGAGATTAAACCTAGGTCTATTGTCGCGCAAATACAAATACATCAAATACGATACAAAAGCGACGATACAACACATTTTAAAAATGTAGGTTCCGATATGTTTATGGTACAcgaatcataaaaatattatatatatatatataatatttaattaaatttagtattaaCATAAAGATATAAACTCTATTCATCATTCATATAGTATCCATGTATGGTTAGGGGAAGAAGCTGCGTCATGCTTAGCCATCTTTTCTCGTCGCTTGTTGTcgtttttttggaaaattacTACACCGGATAACAGGAAAGAGGGGCGAACAgataaaagaaataatgaaGTATTAGGTAAAAATggttcatttcttttatttgtagtaattttaatttagtccctcaaaattttaataatttcattttaaaatttatattttttgaaaatccaCAAAATCGTATGCGAAAACGTATCAAAATCGTATCCGATTAGTCAATCTCCAAAAAATCAACTATACATATTTTACATATTAGATACCTGTTTACTGTATAGGATACTACATTT is part of the Impatiens glandulifera chromosome 1, dImpGla2.1, whole genome shotgun sequence genome and encodes:
- the LOC124920276 gene encoding amino acid permease 4-like isoform X1; this encodes MQMQQQIQVLETSYGGAGDGSDHFDDDGRPKRTGTLWTASAHIITAVIGSGVLSLAWAVAQLGWIAGPIVMLMFSLVIYYTSCLLADCYRSGDPLTGKRNYTYMDVVRSNLGGSKVQICGIIQYVNLFAIAIGFTILTSKSMLSLHRSECLSKGGSTRSCESSTIPYMVLFGVIEIFLSQIPGFDQIWWLSIVAAVMSLTYSSIGVGLAISKVAANGTWKGSLTGPTLSSMSEIDRVWRVFQALGDVAFSFCYALILIEIQDTIRSPPSEAVKKANLDTDESPPSEAVTMKKANLISTVVTTGFYMLCGCMGYAAFGDQTPGNLLTDSGFGKPIWLVDIANIGIIIHIVGGYQVFVQPLFAFVEKWILTKWPRNKLASMEIPIRIPGLKAFKLNMLRVVCRSSLVVMSTFIAMLVPFFNEILGITGAFVFWPLSVYFPTEVYIAQKKIPRWGLKWIGLQIMSLACLMISIAAGAGSVAGVVKNLKTYKPFNLKA
- the LOC124920276 gene encoding amino acid permease 4-like isoform X2, giving the protein MQMQQIQVLETSYGGAGDGSDHFDDDGRPKRTGTLWTASAHIITAVIGSGVLSLAWAVAQLGWIAGPIVMLMFSLVIYYTSCLLADCYRSGDPLTGKRNYTYMDVVRSNLGGSKVQICGIIQYVNLFAIAIGFTILTSKSMLSLHRSECLSKGGSTRSCESSTIPYMVLFGVIEIFLSQIPGFDQIWWLSIVAAVMSLTYSSIGVGLAISKVAANGTWKGSLTGPTLSSMSEIDRVWRVFQALGDVAFSFCYALILIEIQDTIRSPPSEAVKKANLDTDESPPSEAVTMKKANLISTVVTTGFYMLCGCMGYAAFGDQTPGNLLTDSGFGKPIWLVDIANIGIIIHIVGGYQVFVQPLFAFVEKWILTKWPRNKLASMEIPIRIPGLKAFKLNMLRVVCRSSLVVMSTFIAMLVPFFNEILGITGAFVFWPLSVYFPTEVYIAQKKIPRWGLKWIGLQIMSLACLMISIAAGAGSVAGVVKNLKTYKPFNLKA